Genomic window (Puniceicoccus vermicola):
CGGCAGGAAACCAATCCACCGCGCCGTCCCGCCATTTCACTAAATGCCTCCCCTGTGATCGCGATGTCTGCCGGAGAGGTGGACGCATCCTGATTGATCACTTCGAACCCGAGAGCGATTAGCACCTTCTTCATCTCGGTCTCCACGGCGGGATCAATTACCTGCATGCGGATGTGTTCTTCCACGACATCTACCGAGACTGAGGGAAGATCGCCCGACGGCACGAGTCCGCGAAATCTTTCCAGCATTTCCTCATACGATTCCACATCGGCAACCAGAACGTCCGCATTCTCTCCCACCGAGTTGTTCAGTTTCTCACCGAGCTCCCCTATCGCTGGCTCCAGGGCGCCGATTTTTTCGAAAGAAACTTTCTCGGCAATCACTCGGCCGGTTTCGGCACTGATGATACGGGCTACGATAAAAAACCGGTTGCCAGCTTCGAACATGCGCCCGGTTACCAAGACTTGCGCTCCGGTAAGTTGGCCCACCGCCGCAGCCGTTTGGGCGCTCACGTTACCGGCCAGGCCAAGCT
Coding sequences:
- a CDS encoding CsgG/HfaB family protein; this encodes MKSYFSPVSFIFLFVIGLVFHSQAAVGASTQSPLTAAVFDFEVSEGIPGDRGSEISALLYADLSGSENLFLVEREQLDAIFAEQELGLAGNVSAQTAAAVGQLTGAQVLVTGRMFEAGNRFFIVARIISAETGRVIAEKVSFEKIGALEPAIGELGEKLNNSVGENADVLVADVESYEEMLERFRGLVPSGDLPSVSVDVVEEHIRMQVIDPAVETEMKKVLIALGFEVINQDASTSPADIAITGEAFSEMAGRRGGLVSCRSRIEVEVVSVEEGKLLLADRQVSVAVDVAEAIAGKLALENGTLVLLEHILPILNEQ